The following proteins come from a genomic window of Candidatus Thiodiazotropha sp. CDECU1:
- a CDS encoding molybdopterin-containing oxidoreductase family protein has protein sequence MKKLNRRNFIKLAAGGGSALAAGLGFSQGALAGSIKLQAGGRDFSPTTKKELQAIPTACWQCVTRDAMIGYVEDGRVVKLEGHPDSIRTLGKLCAKGQAGVNHVYFPDRILYPMLRVGKRGEHKWKRVSWDEALDLMASKLKPLLDAGTPELFMYQYGRHKGSQSSIMHDFMDAFGSHTIGTHTSVCEGPKWVGQESLWGGMYDNWDYDHTDFVVNFGSNQFETHTNHIPTSQRLIRAMVDRNVPLYTFDVRLSNTAAKSTEWIPINVGKDGLVMLAMVNVIMNEKLFRRDHLKYMRVSPDYHATDDEKIAAIKKHVEKFTPEFAAKESGVPADKIRQIARGYAKAKSACLIGYRGTVMHYHGADQERAAMLLSAITNNLDRKGGRVMGVGAGWKAPHSPKAKVQKGLDIVNGFPGEAAFPTHQCSQQNLPMIKDGQNGRPKVYWSSCNNQAFINGNNNEAEAILKDESLIPFYVNSNIVYDETSQYADLILPDVTYLERWDTEDMVSPTGVAEYYIRQPLIKPLGEARDQGEIFAGLAKRLGIELAYSSKEEYVRKSCELTPGVKEAGGFEYMKKQGVWHDKNAKPNFGFYEAKVDVSGDGVILDEKTGVYWNYKQAGVSEAEARSKGFLGVEGAKDAYVAQNIAGTPRKAYPPNTSFVKSGLLDFYSDNFAAKGFPPFPTYTPIPEHQKMGKDDLHLTTYKVAVHTHSRTSHCKWLTEIKHDNPAWINSKTAAARGIKDGDRIKVASELGEITTTAHVTEGIIPGIIAISHHLGRQHSGIYGSGKSSPTPGGASADPDAKNMWWDKHGIHPNSIIPNSSDPISGGQRWMDTVVKVAKV, from the coding sequence ATGAAAAAGTTAAATCGTCGAAATTTTATCAAATTGGCAGCTGGTGGCGGCAGTGCATTGGCTGCAGGATTGGGTTTCAGTCAAGGTGCATTGGCCGGATCGATCAAGCTGCAGGCAGGAGGCCGCGATTTCTCACCAACCACCAAGAAGGAGTTGCAGGCAATTCCTACCGCCTGTTGGCAGTGTGTTACCCGTGATGCCATGATCGGCTATGTTGAAGATGGACGGGTGGTAAAACTGGAGGGTCACCCTGACTCCATTCGTACCCTTGGCAAGCTTTGCGCCAAGGGACAGGCCGGCGTCAATCATGTCTATTTCCCGGATCGTATTCTCTATCCAATGCTGCGTGTGGGTAAGCGTGGTGAACATAAGTGGAAGAGAGTCTCCTGGGATGAGGCACTGGATCTTATGGCATCCAAGCTCAAACCGCTGCTTGATGCCGGCACACCGGAACTGTTCATGTACCAGTATGGCCGCCACAAGGGTAGTCAGTCCTCGATCATGCACGATTTCATGGATGCCTTCGGTTCGCACACCATTGGCACCCATACATCGGTCTGTGAAGGACCAAAATGGGTTGGTCAGGAGAGCTTATGGGGCGGGATGTACGATAACTGGGATTACGATCATACAGATTTCGTGGTGAATTTTGGTTCAAACCAGTTCGAGACCCATACCAACCACATACCAACTTCGCAACGTCTGATTAGGGCAATGGTTGACCGCAACGTCCCCCTCTACACCTTTGATGTGCGTCTTTCCAACACGGCTGCCAAATCAACCGAGTGGATTCCCATCAACGTTGGCAAGGACGGTCTTGTGATGCTTGCCATGGTCAACGTAATAATGAACGAAAAATTGTTCCGCAGGGATCATCTTAAATATATGCGTGTATCGCCGGATTATCATGCCACTGATGATGAAAAGATCGCGGCTATTAAAAAGCATGTCGAAAAGTTCACGCCGGAGTTTGCGGCAAAGGAAAGCGGTGTTCCGGCCGATAAGATCAGGCAGATTGCACGCGGCTATGCCAAGGCCAAGTCAGCTTGTTTGATTGGTTATCGTGGCACTGTTATGCATTATCACGGCGCGGATCAGGAGCGCGCTGCGATGTTGCTGTCGGCGATAACCAATAACCTGGATAGAAAAGGTGGGCGGGTAATGGGCGTAGGCGCCGGTTGGAAGGCACCCCATTCACCCAAGGCCAAAGTACAAAAAGGTCTGGATATCGTGAATGGTTTTCCTGGTGAAGCGGCTTTTCCAACTCACCAATGCAGCCAGCAAAACCTTCCGATGATCAAGGATGGGCAAAATGGCAGACCCAAGGTTTACTGGTCGAGCTGTAACAATCAGGCCTTTATAAATGGAAACAACAACGAGGCTGAAGCGATCTTGAAGGATGAGAGCTTGATTCCGTTCTATGTGAATTCAAATATCGTTTATGACGAGACTTCACAATACGCCGACCTTATCCTGCCGGATGTCACCTATCTGGAACGCTGGGATACTGAAGATATGGTATCTCCGACCGGAGTTGCCGAGTACTACATCCGACAACCCCTTATCAAGCCGCTGGGTGAGGCGCGGGATCAGGGTGAGATTTTCGCCGGATTGGCGAAGCGGTTGGGTATCGAACTGGCCTATTCGAGCAAGGAGGAGTATGTGCGTAAGTCCTGTGAATTGACACCGGGAGTCAAGGAGGCCGGTGGCTTCGAGTACATGAAGAAACAGGGTGTCTGGCACGATAAGAACGCCAAGCCGAATTTTGGTTTCTATGAAGCCAAGGTTGATGTCTCCGGCGATGGTGTGATTCTCGATGAGAAGACAGGTGTCTACTGGAATTACAAGCAGGCGGGGGTCAGCGAGGCCGAGGCCAGGAGTAAAGGATTCCTGGGAGTCGAGGGGGCTAAGGATGCCTATGTTGCTCAGAATATTGCTGGAACGCCACGCAAGGCCTATCCACCCAATACATCTTTTGTAAAGTCCGGATTGCTCGACTTCTACTCAGACAACTTTGCGGCAAAGGGATTCCCGCCGTTCCCAACTTATACGCCGATACCCGAGCATCAGAAGATGGGTAAGGATGATTTGCATTTGACTACCTACAAGGTGGCCGTGCATACCCACTCTCGCACATCGCATTGCAAGTGGCTCACTGAGATCAAGCACGACAATCCAGCTTGGATAAATAGCAAGACTGCTGCTGCTCGTGGCATCAAGGATGGTGACCGCATCAAGGTGGCCAGTGAGCTTGGTGAGATAACCACCACGGCCCATGTTACCGAGGGAATCATCCCCGGTATCATCGCCATTTCACACCACTTGGGACGTCAGCATTCAGGTATCTACGGATCGGGTAAAAGTTCTCCCACACCCGGGGGTGCAAGCGCAGATCCGGATGCCAAGAATATGTGGTGGGACAAGCATGGAATACATCCCAATTCAATCATTCCGAACAGTTCCGACCCGATTAGTGGCGGACAACGGTGGATGGATACAGTGGTAAAAGTCGCCAAGGTATAG
- a CDS encoding TorD/DmsD family molecular chaperone, which yields MGIDRKDLVDSARSRSDIYGLLSTVFRREPSQDLIKRMRSDSLLGTFTGLGVELGERFYNDRESEVVEELAIEYARLFIGPGQHISAHESIFNEADGEMGGLWGVKTVEVKKFIQATGLEYGKNFTGLPDHISVELEFMQKLTEWEADKWLQEDRESAEQCQLVQHKFLEQHLLCWVNSFCDAVLDQAEIPFYRVMAELTKQYMEFERQSIATDTAA from the coding sequence ATGGGAATTGACAGAAAAGACTTGGTTGATAGTGCCAGATCAAGAAGTGATATATATGGGCTATTGAGTACGGTTTTTCGACGCGAGCCCAGTCAGGACCTGATCAAGAGAATGAGGAGTGACAGTTTGTTGGGTACCTTCACCGGCTTGGGTGTTGAATTAGGTGAGCGGTTCTATAACGACCGTGAATCTGAGGTGGTTGAGGAGTTGGCAATAGAGTATGCCCGCCTGTTCATCGGTCCTGGTCAACATATCTCTGCCCATGAGTCTATCTTTAACGAGGCAGATGGTGAAATGGGTGGCCTATGGGGTGTAAAGACTGTCGAAGTGAAAAAATTTATCCAGGCCACCGGTCTCGAATATGGGAAAAACTTTACCGGTCTTCCTGATCATATCAGTGTTGAACTTGAGTTTATGCAGAAACTGACAGAGTGGGAAGCCGACAAGTGGCTGCAGGAAGACCGAGAGAGTGCAGAACAATGTCAGCTAGTGCAGCATAAGTTTCTAGAACAACATCTCCTGTGTTGGGTGAATTCTTTCTGTGATGCAGTCTTGGATCAGGCTGAAATACCCTTCTATAGAGTGATGGCTGAGCTGACTAAACAGTATATGGAGTTTGAACGGCAGAGCATTGCAACCGATACAGCTGCTTGA
- a CDS encoding sterol desaturase family protein, which produces MNWNDWVLGNELPIRLSFFFGIFALIALWEVFSPRRQLTDSKGARWINNLGLIALNSVVLRLLFPAAAVGMAVVAQEQGWGVLNHYALPLPLAAIMAVVAMDFVIYLQHVMVHAVPLLWRLHRVHHADLDYDVTTGARFHTIEIILSMLIKMATITLLGPPVVAVVIFEVLLNATAMFNHGNISIPEKIDRVLRLFVVTPDMHRVHHSIHAPLANSNFGFNLPWWDRLFGTYVAQPPEGHVAMEIGVNEFRDPQKVDRLPGMLMLPFVRQPGEYTINRRW; this is translated from the coding sequence ATGAATTGGAACGACTGGGTCCTTGGCAACGAACTCCCCATCCGTTTGAGCTTCTTTTTCGGTATATTCGCCCTCATAGCCCTGTGGGAGGTCTTCTCACCCCGTCGTCAGCTGACTGATTCCAAAGGGGCTCGCTGGATTAACAATCTCGGCCTTATCGCACTCAACTCTGTGGTTCTGCGCCTACTCTTCCCAGCAGCTGCAGTGGGTATGGCGGTAGTTGCCCAGGAACAGGGTTGGGGAGTGCTCAACCACTACGCGCTACCACTTCCGCTGGCAGCGATCATGGCGGTGGTGGCAATGGATTTCGTCATCTACCTGCAGCATGTGATGGTCCATGCCGTTCCCCTGCTCTGGCGCTTGCACCGGGTCCACCATGCCGACCTTGATTACGATGTCACAACCGGTGCCCGCTTTCACACCATTGAGATCATCCTCTCCATGCTGATTAAAATGGCCACCATTACACTGCTGGGGCCGCCGGTGGTAGCAGTAGTGATTTTTGAGGTTTTGCTGAATGCCACCGCCATGTTCAATCACGGTAATATCTCGATACCGGAAAAGATCGACCGGGTGTTGCGCCTGTTTGTAGTCACACCCGACATGCACCGGGTTCACCATTCGATCCATGCCCCCTTGGCCAACTCCAACTTCGGTTTCAATCTACCCTGGTGGGATCGCCTGTTCGGTACCTATGTGGCGCAACCCCCCGAAGGACATGTGGCGATGGAGATCGGCGTGAATGAGTTTCGCGATCCACAAAAGGTGGATCGACTGCCGGGTATGCTGATGCTTCCGTTCGTACGCCAACCGGGTGAATACACCATCAACCGGCGCTGGTGA
- a CDS encoding ArsR/SmtB family transcription factor, with product MSSTHFKHDLFNEFARVAKAMSNGYRLELLEFLAQGERSVDALAQVSGLTVANTSQHLQQLRQAGLVVNRKEGHKVIYRLSGMDVSSLLAALREVAEHRLAEVDRLVDDYLKVKDGLEPIPASELLERVKQGLVTVLDVRPREEYQSGHLPGAINIPINELEAHLDSLDPEREIVAYCRGPHCVLAFDAVAKLRLKGLTAYRLEGGLPEWLLEGLPVER from the coding sequence ATGTCAAGTACGCATTTCAAACACGATCTGTTCAATGAGTTTGCCCGGGTCGCTAAGGCGATGAGTAACGGTTACCGTTTGGAATTGTTGGAATTTCTGGCGCAGGGCGAACGCAGTGTGGATGCCTTGGCGCAGGTATCGGGACTGACGGTGGCGAATACTTCGCAACACCTGCAGCAGTTGCGGCAGGCAGGCCTGGTGGTTAACCGCAAGGAGGGTCACAAGGTCATTTATCGCTTGAGTGGTATGGATGTTTCATCCCTGCTCGCAGCATTGCGCGAAGTGGCGGAACACCGCCTGGCGGAAGTGGACCGTCTTGTGGATGACTATCTGAAGGTCAAAGACGGCCTGGAGCCCATACCGGCCAGTGAACTGCTCGAGCGTGTGAAACAGGGCCTGGTAACCGTGCTGGATGTTCGCCCCAGGGAGGAGTACCAATCGGGGCATCTGCCCGGAGCCATCAACATCCCGATTAACGAGCTTGAAGCACATCTTGACAGTTTGGATCCAGAACGTGAAATCGTCGCCTACTGTCGCGGTCCCCATTGTGTATTGGCCTTTGATGCGGTGGCCAAACTGAGACTGAAAGGATTGACGGCGTACCGTTTGGAAGGGGGGCTTCCGGAGTGGCTGCTGGAGGGATTACCGGTCGAGAGATGA
- a CDS encoding putative bifunctional diguanylate cyclase/phosphodiesterase, with protein sequence MPGNQTEPAFTAEVTAHGGIDLLDANPAWFQLMQRCSEPSASAAGDVAGKDGASQQFFQQLRENFQENDAYNLSSWIPIIVGGRSLLAQITPICDVESHIVRLMGNVRDITDKADSEGERLSNLCFFKNMDRINRTIQQASDLKQMMSDVLDLVLDIFNCDRTFLLHPCDPDAATWQVPMERTRPAYPGAQALGLEIEMTPEVADSFLHMLASDGPIQFGPETIRIIPPEVETQFQVKSFMSMVIYPKIGKPWQFGIHQCSSVRKWSASEERLLNEIGLRLSDGLTSMLILRDLKESEGKLKEAELQFHTLFDNLPDCIARFDRDGRVLLLNQTSLKTFNLSAEEAVGTLLTSNGPSSDPENAMLTTIIRRTFDEGIANRLETEWQTGEGRRSYSVLYIPEKDEHDRVVSVIGIAHDITDQKMAEEELRHSEERYRLIVDTASEGVWVVDSDNITTFVNSSMAEMLGYSVQEMLGRKMSDFLFAEDTESHQEIESILHHGETDVSERRLRRIDGKNLWTLASASPILSREQGYKGSITLFTDITQRRLQQEQLLYQAHYDALTGLPNRFLALDRLQQNINLAARKGETTALLFLDLDDFKKINDALGHEVGDQVLRMAATRLEQTIRSSDTVARLGGDEFVVLIQENADAEAIRPVAEKILETFQEIFLVMNRQVMLTASMGISIYPDHGDKPLLLLRNADTAMYHSKAMGGNTFHYFTESMNRHVAHRLQMEEQLRMALQRNELYIEFQPMVELSSDKIIGVEALLRWHNEILGRVSTTEFIEIAEQTGMIITIGEWVIDTALTYLKHWERWIDEDFRMALNVSPRQFRKVGFVDLLGRAMKRAGVTGNQIELEITEGMLLGDEVGAAQIITKLHELGVSISMDDFGTGYSSLSYLRDYHFDTLKIDRVFVRDIIEDPSDRELIIATLRMAKGLGVRVVAEGVESAEQLEFLRQEGCDFVQGWYFSKSVSPDDFAEMLQHKRHLP encoded by the coding sequence TTGCCAGGTAATCAGACAGAACCAGCCTTTACTGCCGAGGTGACTGCGCATGGCGGTATCGATCTATTAGATGCCAATCCGGCCTGGTTTCAGTTGATGCAGCGGTGCAGTGAACCATCGGCCTCGGCTGCTGGCGATGTAGCCGGGAAAGACGGGGCTTCGCAACAATTTTTCCAGCAGCTCCGGGAAAATTTTCAGGAAAACGATGCGTACAACCTATCCTCCTGGATTCCTATCATCGTTGGTGGACGTAGCCTGCTGGCGCAAATAACGCCTATTTGCGATGTGGAGAGTCATATTGTGCGTTTGATGGGAAATGTCAGGGATATCACAGACAAGGCTGATTCCGAAGGCGAACGTCTGTCGAATCTTTGTTTTTTCAAGAACATGGACAGGATCAATCGCACTATCCAGCAGGCGTCGGATCTGAAACAGATGATGAGCGATGTGCTCGATTTGGTTCTAGATATATTCAACTGCGACCGTACCTTTCTGCTCCACCCCTGTGATCCCGATGCCGCCACCTGGCAGGTGCCAATGGAGCGAACCCGGCCAGCCTACCCTGGGGCGCAGGCGCTGGGGCTCGAGATCGAGATGACGCCTGAAGTTGCAGACTCCTTCCTACACATGCTTGCCAGCGATGGTCCGATTCAATTTGGTCCTGAAACAATCCGGATCATCCCGCCAGAGGTGGAGACGCAGTTTCAGGTGAAGTCCTTCATGTCTATGGTGATCTATCCGAAGATCGGCAAGCCCTGGCAGTTCGGTATCCATCAATGTTCCTCGGTACGGAAATGGAGCGCCAGTGAAGAGCGCCTGCTGAATGAAATCGGTTTACGCCTGTCTGATGGTTTGACCAGCATGCTGATCCTTCGTGATCTGAAAGAGAGCGAGGGAAAGCTCAAAGAGGCTGAACTGCAGTTTCATACCCTGTTCGATAACCTCCCTGATTGTATCGCGCGTTTTGACCGCGATGGACGCGTGCTTCTGCTAAATCAGACGTCTCTGAAAACCTTCAACCTGAGTGCAGAAGAGGCTGTTGGCACGTTACTGACTTCCAACGGGCCCAGTAGTGACCCGGAAAATGCCATGCTCACAACAATTATCAGGCGCACCTTCGACGAGGGGATTGCTAACCGTTTGGAGACCGAATGGCAGACGGGGGAAGGCAGACGCAGCTACAGTGTACTGTATATTCCCGAAAAGGATGAACATGACCGGGTGGTGAGTGTGATCGGCATCGCTCATGATATCACTGATCAGAAGATGGCTGAGGAGGAGTTGCGGCACAGTGAGGAGCGTTACCGGCTCATCGTGGATACGGCAAGTGAGGGGGTCTGGGTTGTCGACAGCGACAACATCACCACATTCGTCAACTCATCTATGGCGGAGATGCTGGGTTATAGCGTACAGGAAATGCTGGGCCGAAAGATGTCGGATTTTCTGTTTGCGGAGGATACGGAGAGTCACCAGGAGATAGAATCGATATTACATCATGGTGAAACCGATGTCAGCGAGAGAAGGCTTCGCCGCATAGATGGTAAAAATTTGTGGACGCTCGCCTCTGCATCACCGATTTTAAGCAGAGAACAGGGATACAAGGGCTCGATCACCCTGTTTACCGATATTACCCAACGAAGGTTGCAGCAGGAGCAGCTGCTCTACCAGGCACATTACGACGCGTTGACCGGTCTGCCAAACCGTTTTCTGGCGTTGGATCGTCTGCAACAGAATATTAATCTGGCAGCACGCAAAGGCGAAACTACAGCCCTGCTGTTTCTGGATCTGGACGATTTCAAAAAGATAAACGATGCCCTTGGACACGAGGTGGGTGATCAGGTTCTGAGAATGGCTGCGACTCGACTTGAACAGACTATTCGCAGTTCGGACACTGTTGCTCGCTTGGGGGGTGATGAGTTTGTTGTTCTGATCCAAGAAAATGCAGATGCAGAAGCGATACGTCCTGTAGCCGAGAAAATCCTTGAGACCTTCCAGGAGATTTTTTTGGTCATGAATAGGCAGGTAATGCTGACCGCAAGCATGGGTATCTCGATCTACCCTGACCACGGAGATAAACCGCTGCTGTTGCTGCGCAATGCTGATACGGCGATGTACCATTCGAAGGCAATGGGCGGAAATACCTTTCATTACTTTACTGAATCGATGAATCGACATGTGGCCCATCGTCTGCAGATGGAGGAGCAGTTACGCATGGCCCTTCAGCGTAATGAGTTATATATCGAGTTTCAGCCGATGGTTGAATTGTCCAGCGACAAGATTATTGGTGTTGAAGCCCTATTGAGGTGGCATAACGAAATCCTGGGTCGGGTATCTACCACCGAGTTTATTGAAATTGCTGAACAGACTGGCATGATAATCACAATCGGTGAATGGGTGATCGATACTGCATTGACCTACCTGAAGCATTGGGAACGTTGGATCGATGAAGACTTTCGCATGGCCTTGAACGTATCACCCCGTCAGTTCAGAAAAGTGGGTTTCGTCGATCTGCTTGGACGTGCCATGAAACGTGCGGGTGTTACTGGTAATCAAATCGAACTGGAGATCACCGAAGGCATGCTGCTTGGTGATGAGGTGGGTGCGGCCCAAATCATAACCAAACTGCATGAACTAGGTGTGAGTATCTCGATGGATGATTTTGGCACCGGCTATTCATCGCTCAGTTATTTAAGAGACTACCATTTCGATACTTTGAAGATCGATCGTGTTTTCGTGCGAGATATTATAGAAGATCCAAGCGATCGCGAATTAATCATCGCAACCTTACGTATGGCGAAGGGATTGGGTGTCAGGGTTGTGGCTGAGGGAGTAGAGTCGGCTGAGCAGTTGGAGTTTCTTAGACAGGAAGGCTGTGATTTTGTGCAGGGATGGTATTTTAGCAAGTCTGTATCACCTGATGATTTCGCAGAAATGCTACAGCACAAAAGGCACCTGCCTTAA
- a CDS encoding quinone oxidoreductase family protein: protein MNHALMVHDCGGSEVLQWQELPLVEPTPGEVRIKHSAVGLNFIDIYHRTGLYPGGSLPFVPGLEAAGTIESVGEGVEGFSPGDRVAYAGGPLGAYTESRNFPAERLIKLPEGISEKQAAAMMLKGMTAEYLIRRTYPVQAGETILVHAAAGGVGQLLCQWAVALGAEVIATVSSEEKADVVRALGCHHIINYRNQDVVEQVKAITTGAGVPVVYDSVGKDTFEASLSVLAPLGTLVSFGQASGKVPPFDVTQLSTMGSLYLTRPTLFDYTRTREQLLQSSRALFDMVLGGEIKLEIAQEYPLREAAQAHQALESRNTRGSTLLLPD, encoded by the coding sequence ATGAATCATGCGCTGATGGTTCACGACTGTGGTGGTAGTGAAGTTTTGCAGTGGCAAGAGCTTCCACTTGTCGAGCCCACTCCCGGTGAGGTGCGCATCAAACATAGTGCCGTTGGGCTTAATTTCATCGATATCTATCATCGAACCGGTCTCTATCCTGGCGGGAGCCTGCCCTTTGTCCCAGGCCTTGAGGCGGCCGGTACCATAGAGTCAGTGGGAGAGGGGGTCGAGGGATTTTCACCCGGGGATCGGGTGGCCTATGCGGGTGGTCCCCTGGGTGCCTATACAGAGTCTAGAAATTTCCCAGCGGAACGTTTGATCAAACTGCCTGAGGGTATCAGTGAAAAACAGGCCGCGGCCATGATGCTCAAGGGTATGACAGCCGAGTACCTGATCCGCCGGACTTACCCGGTGCAGGCGGGGGAGACCATTCTAGTCCACGCGGCGGCTGGCGGCGTCGGTCAGCTGCTCTGTCAGTGGGCGGTGGCACTCGGTGCCGAAGTCATCGCTACAGTCAGCAGTGAGGAGAAAGCGGATGTGGTGCGCGCACTCGGATGCCACCATATCATTAACTACCGTAACCAGGATGTCGTGGAGCAAGTCAAGGCAATCACCACTGGCGCAGGTGTACCGGTGGTCTATGACTCGGTGGGAAAAGATACCTTTGAGGCCTCACTGTCGGTGCTCGCACCCCTGGGCACCCTGGTCTCCTTCGGCCAGGCTTCGGGTAAGGTGCCGCCTTTCGATGTCACACAGCTGAGCACCATGGGCTCTCTCTATCTGACCCGCCCTACACTCTTCGACTACACCAGAACCAGGGAGCAATTGCTGCAGAGTTCAAGGGCACTCTTCGATATGGTCCTGGGGGGAGAGATCAAGCTTGAGATCGCCCAGGAATATCCGCTCAGGGAGGCAGCGCAGGCCCACCAGGCCCTGGAGTCACGTAACACCAGGGGCAGCACGCTGCTCCTGCCGGACTGA
- a CDS encoding C-GCAxxG-C-C family (seleno)protein: MAEIWFSVTTLSTTSSMMSEEQSNHYRPSQGAASSQAAVERFCDGCNCSQAVLTTYAKRYALDEGLAMRIASGLGGGVGRMGDVCGTLTGAALVLGLELGPERMEESDAKEATYVATRQLQERFIERHGSSRCRELLEKDLSVPEEYRQAKALDLFKTRCPLYVETAVILLDELLNEKKINMKQKILTMLELQDAMNRKVNDDWRDAGYPWYRAIWTECAEMLDHYGWKWWKHQKPDMQQVHLEIVDIWHFALSDLILHNTTLEEAAELAMKGLGEPSEAVDFRTSIEQLAMASIQTQSADISHFAAVMQAAELGFDELFKTYVGKNVLNFFRQDHGYKEGSYIKLWNGREDNEHLADILANLDASSSGFSDEVYRQLEQAYPAE, encoded by the coding sequence TTGGCTGAGATCTGGTTCAGCGTTACCACACTTTCAACCACGAGCAGCATGATGTCAGAGGAACAATCAAACCACTATCGACCCAGCCAGGGGGCGGCCAGCTCCCAGGCAGCCGTCGAGCGTTTCTGTGATGGCTGCAACTGCTCACAGGCGGTGTTGACAACCTATGCCAAGCGTTACGCCCTCGATGAGGGGCTGGCTATGCGTATCGCATCCGGTCTTGGCGGCGGAGTGGGTCGTATGGGGGATGTTTGTGGTACCCTCACCGGCGCTGCGCTGGTATTGGGTCTGGAACTGGGTCCCGAGAGAATGGAGGAGAGTGATGCCAAGGAGGCGACCTATGTGGCAACCCGACAGCTTCAGGAGCGTTTTATCGAACGCCACGGCAGCAGCCGCTGCAGGGAGCTGCTGGAGAAGGATCTGAGTGTCCCCGAAGAGTACCGGCAGGCTAAAGCGCTGGATCTGTTTAAAACCCGCTGCCCCCTATATGTGGAGACGGCGGTGATCCTGCTCGACGAACTGCTCAACGAAAAGAAGATCAATATGAAACAGAAAATCCTAACCATGCTCGAACTGCAGGATGCCATGAACCGTAAGGTGAATGACGACTGGCGGGATGCGGGCTATCCCTGGTATCGGGCGATCTGGACCGAGTGCGCTGAAATGCTCGACCACTACGGCTGGAAGTGGTGGAAACACCAAAAACCCGATATGCAACAGGTCCACCTGGAGATCGTCGACATCTGGCACTTTGCCCTGAGCGACCTGATCCTGCATAACACCACCCTCGAGGAGGCGGCTGAGTTGGCTATGAAGGGATTGGGTGAACCCTCTGAAGCGGTGGATTTCAGGACCTCCATCGAACAGCTGGCAATGGCCAGTATCCAGACCCAGTCAGCCGACATCAGCCATTTTGCCGCAGTGATGCAGGCAGCCGAGCTGGGTTTCGATGAGCTCTTCAAGACCTATGTGGGAAAGAATGTGCTCAACTTTTTCCGCCAGGATCACGGTTACAAGGAGGGTAGCTATATCAAGCTTTGGAACGGGCGCGAGGACAACGAACATCTGGCGGATATTCTAGCCAACCTCGATGCCAGCAGTTCGGGCTTCAGCGATGAAGTCTATCGCCAGTTGGAGCAGGCCTACCCGGCTGAATGA
- a CDS encoding Spy/CpxP family protein refolding chaperone — protein sequence MKPTYQRIAIISLSTLLFTSAGAAMAFGGPKGHGGCDRGGKHGPMAALTQLDDLSTEQKQVLKDIRKATRDAMRDLRDAMQDNRTDLRDAMIDNADMASIRSLAEKQGDQVTRMIVLRAEVRNKINSVLTEEQREQLQDLRWSKKGFGPGRKGF from the coding sequence ATGAAACCCACATATCAACGGATTGCGATTATCAGCCTTTCCACCCTGCTTTTCACCAGCGCCGGTGCCGCCATGGCCTTTGGTGGTCCCAAAGGTCACGGTGGTTGCGATCGGGGTGGCAAACATGGACCGATGGCTGCCCTGACACAGCTTGACGACCTGAGCACAGAACAGAAGCAGGTTTTGAAGGATATTCGCAAGGCCACACGTGACGCCATGCGGGACTTACGCGATGCGATGCAGGATAACCGCACCGACCTGCGCGATGCGATGATTGACAATGCAGACATGGCCAGTATCCGTAGCCTGGCGGAAAAACAGGGTGACCAGGTTACCCGCATGATCGTGCTGCGTGCAGAGGTGCGCAACAAGATAAACAGCGTACTAACCGAGGAACAGCGTGAACAACTGCAGGATCTTCGCTGGTCAAAGAAGGGATTCGGTCCCGGCCGAAAAGGTTTCTGA